One window of Sulfurospirillum sp. 1612 genomic DNA carries:
- a CDS encoding TlpA family protein disulfide reductase: MRKYLYVLLILLPFLFSACSSDKKETDASKQNTTQQETKTQNNPNEILLKDINGQTITVTKTDKGFLFSNAKDKVVLLAFFATWCPPCKAEIPHLVDLQEKYKGKLEIIGVLLEKNKDIDEIKNFINYHAINYTVTNGDGNYKMTDLVGGVKNIPFMIMYDKHGDYATHYLGVIPEEMIDSDIENTLKQ, encoded by the coding sequence ATGAGAAAATATTTGTATGTTTTATTGATTTTGCTACCCTTTCTGTTTTCTGCTTGTTCAAGTGACAAAAAAGAAACAGATGCCTCAAAGCAAAATACGACACAACAAGAAACAAAAACACAAAATAATCCCAATGAAATATTATTAAAAGATATCAATGGACAAACTATCACCGTCACGAAAACAGACAAAGGATTTTTATTTTCTAATGCAAAAGATAAAGTGGTCTTGTTAGCATTTTTTGCTACGTGGTGTCCTCCTTGTAAAGCGGAAATCCCACATCTTGTCGATTTACAAGAAAAATACAAAGGAAAACTCGAAATAATTGGAGTGTTGCTTGAAAAAAATAAAGATATTGACGAAATCAAAAATTTCATCAACTATCACGCCATCAACTACACGGTCACAAATGGTGATGGCAATTATAAAATGACAGACTTGGTTGGCGGAGTCAAAAACATCCCTTTTATGATTATGTATGACAAACATGGCGATTATGCGACTCATTATCTCGGTGTCATTCCTGAAGAGATGATAGATTCTGATATTGAAAACACCCTAAAACAATGA
- a CDS encoding peptidylprolyl isomerase — protein MSLKQYDFSQEELAKCQWAVITTKNGDMNIKLYANEAPNTVANFATLARDGFYNGLNFHRVIPGFVAQGGCPNKTGTGGPGWNIACECDQNTSKHEKGKLSMAHAGPNTGGSQFFICYDNLPHLDGLHTIFGGIEADDDASMKVLDSIKQGDDILKVEIKDAL, from the coding sequence ATGAGTTTAAAACAATACGATTTTTCACAAGAAGAATTAGCAAAATGCCAATGGGCCGTCATTACTACAAAAAACGGCGATATGAATATCAAGCTTTATGCCAATGAAGCACCTAATACTGTGGCAAATTTTGCGACATTAGCACGAGATGGGTTTTATAATGGTTTGAATTTTCACAGAGTGATCCCAGGATTTGTTGCCCAAGGAGGTTGCCCAAATAAAACAGGTACCGGCGGTCCGGGATGGAATATCGCGTGTGAATGTGATCAAAATACCAGTAAACACGAAAAAGGCAAACTCTCTATGGCTCATGCTGGTCCCAATACCGGTGGTAGTCAATTTTTTATCTGCTATGATAATTTACCACATCTTGATGGTTTGCACACCATATTCGGTGGTATCGAAGCCGATGATGATGCCAGCATGAAAGTATTAGATAGTATCAAACAAGGGGATGATATCTTAAAAGTCGAGATTAAAGACGCCCTATAA
- a CDS encoding lipid-binding SYLF domain-containing protein, with amino-acid sequence MKKYLLVLIFSALCATLAVAGPREQLLDSANIIKEMARSSDMIPSTVLTKARAVVVFPDAKKIGFFLGGEFGHGVAVIKKSDGSWGNPFFVTLESGSLGWQFGFEMNSILLIFNTQSSANSLLENSMTMGADASISAGPLSQSFEKNSKIDLSAEIFSYRKAKGLFIGLSLKGAVIRHDSSQDVEYYGNGMKASDIVMMPIKEDSFAIREFRAALNLL; translated from the coding sequence ATGAAAAAATATCTGTTAGTATTAATATTTAGTGCTTTATGTGCGACACTTGCGGTGGCAGGACCACGAGAGCAGCTATTGGATTCTGCCAATATTATAAAAGAGATGGCACGCAGTAGTGATATGATACCTAGCACGGTACTAACTAAGGCTCGTGCGGTAGTTGTATTCCCTGATGCTAAAAAAATTGGATTTTTTTTAGGTGGAGAATTTGGACATGGCGTTGCGGTGATTAAAAAAAGTGACGGTAGCTGGGGAAATCCATTTTTCGTAACACTAGAAAGTGGAAGTCTGGGATGGCAATTTGGATTTGAGATGAACTCGATATTGTTGATTTTTAATACACAAAGTAGTGCAAATTCATTGCTTGAAAATAGTATGACCATGGGAGCAGATGCTTCGATCTCAGCAGGTCCATTGAGCCAAAGTTTTGAGAAAAATAGTAAAATAGACCTCAGCGCAGAAATTTTCTCCTATCGAAAAGCCAAAGGATTATTTATCGGCCTATCGCTCAAAGGGGCGGTTATTCGTCATGATAGCAGCCAAGACGTGGAATATTATGGCAATGGTATGAAAGCTTCAGATATTGTCATGATGCCTATCAAAGAAGACTCGTTTGCTATCAGAGAATTTCGAGCTGCTTTAAATTTATTATAA
- a CDS encoding diguanylate cyclase, producing the protein MHLFADAPLTPLSIQLDWKYQFQHAGIIMAKERGYYKDVGLDITIKEYKKGINITEDILSGKSTFGLINTSLIYDNDGNLQPAVLLATYLQKSPLVFITQPTLTKPSMLRNKKIMITAYEAENSSLSLLLNHFSIPYTYLPHSYNINAFKNKKVDAISAFVSNELYDLKKEKIPYNIIDPADYGFVTNAMNLFTSDTFAKQHPKLVEKFLMATKQGWEYALEHPKKTAMIIHEKYRPSADIKKLTYEATVIKNLMLTDLFDIGETNKDLMRRIYKQLVRSGKLKPGQEAKILTFDDILNTINNQPIIFNKKEQQFLAKKGVIKVCGNPDIMPFEGIINGKHTGIIGDMITLIKDKTNMNIVLYPTKDWGACLNAIKEKKCDFAASITNTKQRRKYINFTDNYLHFPIVIATKNDKPFIEDIDKIKEKKLGVTKDLAIIEILKQRTNNTINLVEVENDMDGLKKVENGTLYGYINDLTVIAPKIQQHFAGSLRISGRLKENDDISIGVRNDEPILRDIFQKTLTHITPAEKQKIFNRWISVQQVVSTDKRLIVEILTASLLIFAGLFLYLMQLKKHNRELLHIARIDELTQIANRLKIDEILNQQQELIDRYGLQCSFAIFDVDDFKKVNDTYGHLAGDKILQDISHLISTSIRSTDTIGRWGGEEFMLICPNTAVNDIYNLVQEIQKDIKQTIICGERHITLSVGVRFLIQGRPIDIALKLTDDALYKAKNSGKNRAEMMDIQDILNGKET; encoded by the coding sequence ATGCATCTTTTTGCTGACGCTCCTTTGACACCTCTTAGTATACAACTTGATTGGAAATACCAATTTCAACATGCTGGTATCATTATGGCAAAAGAAAGGGGATATTATAAAGACGTCGGACTCGATATCACCATCAAAGAATACAAAAAAGGCATCAATATAACCGAGGATATTCTATCGGGAAAATCGACATTTGGACTCATCAATACCTCATTGATTTATGACAATGATGGCAACCTTCAACCCGCCGTGCTTTTGGCCACATACTTACAAAAATCACCCTTGGTATTTATCACACAGCCGACACTTACCAAACCATCAATGCTTCGCAATAAAAAGATCATGATTACCGCATACGAGGCAGAAAATAGCTCACTCTCACTCCTGCTCAATCATTTTTCTATACCCTACACCTATCTACCGCACTCTTACAATATCAATGCATTTAAAAATAAAAAAGTAGATGCCATCAGCGCTTTTGTCTCAAATGAGCTTTATGATCTAAAAAAAGAGAAAATACCCTACAATATCATTGATCCTGCAGACTATGGATTTGTCACCAATGCGATGAATCTCTTCACCTCAGATACCTTTGCAAAACAGCATCCAAAATTGGTAGAGAAGTTTTTGATGGCGACGAAACAAGGGTGGGAATACGCACTAGAACATCCAAAGAAAACCGCAATGATTATACATGAGAAGTATCGTCCATCTGCAGATATCAAAAAACTCACGTATGAAGCGACAGTGATAAAAAATTTAATGCTTACAGATCTTTTCGATATTGGTGAGACCAATAAAGATCTCATGCGTAGAATTTACAAGCAACTGGTAAGAAGTGGAAAACTAAAACCAGGGCAAGAGGCTAAAATTTTGACTTTTGATGATATTTTGAATACCATCAACAATCAACCCATCATATTTAATAAAAAAGAGCAACAATTTCTCGCAAAAAAAGGCGTCATAAAGGTCTGTGGAAATCCCGATATTATGCCCTTTGAAGGTATCATCAACGGCAAACATACCGGTATTATTGGAGATATGATAACCTTAATCAAAGACAAGACCAATATGAATATTGTCCTCTATCCCACCAAAGACTGGGGCGCATGTCTTAATGCAATCAAAGAAAAAAAATGTGATTTTGCCGCCTCCATTACCAATACAAAACAAAGAAGAAAATATATCAATTTTACCGATAATTACCTCCATTTTCCTATTGTCATTGCTACAAAAAATGACAAACCTTTTATCGAAGATATCGATAAAATCAAAGAAAAAAAACTCGGTGTTACCAAAGATTTGGCCATCATAGAAATTCTCAAACAAAGAACCAACAATACTATCAATCTCGTAGAAGTCGAAAATGATATGGATGGCCTAAAAAAAGTCGAAAATGGAACGCTCTATGGATATATCAACGACCTCACTGTCATCGCACCAAAGATACAACAACACTTCGCAGGCTCACTCAGAATTTCAGGTAGATTAAAAGAAAATGATGACATTAGCATCGGTGTACGAAATGATGAGCCCATATTAAGAGATATCTTTCAAAAAACACTCACCCATATTACTCCAGCAGAAAAACAGAAAATCTTCAATCGATGGATTTCAGTACAACAAGTAGTCAGCACCGACAAACGTCTCATCGTAGAGATTCTCACCGCTTCACTACTCATATTTGCAGGACTTTTTCTCTATCTGATGCAATTAAAAAAACACAACAGAGAACTGTTGCATATCGCAAGAATCGATGAGCTAACACAAATAGCAAATCGACTCAAAATTGACGAAATTTTAAATCAACAACAAGAACTCATCGATCGATATGGCCTCCAATGCTCTTTTGCAATTTTTGATGTCGATGATTTTAAAAAGGTCAATGACACCTATGGGCATCTTGCCGGAGATAAAATACTCCAAGACATCTCACACCTCATAAGTACCTCTATCCGAAGTACCGATACGATTGGAAGATGGGGAGGAGAAGAGTTTATGTTGATATGTCCCAATACGGCCGTCAATGATATTTACAACTTGGTACAAGAGATACAAAAGGATATCAAACAAACGATTATTTGTGGAGAAAGGCACATCACTTTAAGCGTGGGCGTAAGATTTTTAATCCAAGGAAGACCTATAGATATCGCACTAAAATTAACAGATGATGCCCTCTATAAGGCCAAAAATAGTGGTAAAAATCGTGCTGAGATGATGGACATCCAAGATATATTAAATGGAAAAGAAACATGA
- the rny gene encoding ribonuclease Y, whose protein sequence is MLESTVVGASALIGAGFGFLISKKMEAANHEVRVEQAKAKAKAIEHEAELVLKNSKIKVREAELEAREQYEDKLISFKKDLSEKMLELDKKEDHYKEELKKINKDKSELGNLQKEAKELYAEGASLKEEYASKVKEALLVLEKSSGLTQEEAKEIVLKKVEEQSRDEIAHIVRKYEEEAKQDGKRKADYILAQATSRFAGEFAAERLINVVNIKNDELKGRIIGKEGRNIKTLEMLLGVDIIIDDTPNAIILSSFNLYRRAVATKVIELLVEDGRIQPARIEAIYEKVKEDFDQGLIEEGQNIVMDLGLSRVHPEIIKLIGRLKFRASYGQNALGHSLEVAHLAGIIAAETGGDEILARRAGILHDIGKALTHDFPGSHVDLGADICKRYKEHPVVINAIYAHHGHEEPLSVESAAVCAADTLSAARPGARREVLEAFLKRVQDIEEIATSKDGIKHAYAINAGREIRVIANAKLINDDEAVLLAKEIAKEIEERVQYPGEIKVNVIREVRSVDFAR, encoded by the coding sequence ATATTAGAATCAACAGTAGTTGGAGCCAGTGCTTTAATCGGTGCAGGCTTTGGATTTTTAATCTCCAAAAAAATGGAAGCGGCCAATCATGAGGTGCGAGTAGAGCAGGCAAAAGCAAAAGCAAAAGCGATTGAACACGAAGCAGAATTGGTATTGAAAAATAGCAAAATAAAAGTTCGCGAAGCGGAACTTGAAGCACGCGAGCAGTATGAAGATAAACTCATCTCGTTCAAAAAAGATCTCTCAGAGAAAATGCTAGAACTTGATAAAAAAGAAGATCATTATAAAGAAGAGTTGAAGAAGATAAATAAAGATAAAAGTGAATTGGGCAATCTACAAAAAGAGGCCAAAGAGCTCTATGCTGAAGGAGCTAGCTTAAAAGAAGAGTATGCTTCAAAAGTCAAAGAAGCCTTATTGGTTTTGGAAAAATCATCGGGCTTAACACAAGAAGAGGCCAAAGAAATTGTCCTTAAAAAAGTGGAAGAACAATCTCGTGATGAGATTGCACATATTGTACGAAAATATGAAGAAGAAGCCAAACAAGACGGCAAAAGAAAAGCAGACTATATCTTGGCACAAGCAACGAGTCGTTTTGCTGGGGAATTTGCAGCAGAGCGTCTTATCAATGTCGTGAATATCAAAAATGATGAACTCAAAGGGCGTATTATTGGTAAAGAAGGACGCAATATTAAAACGCTTGAAATGCTATTGGGCGTAGATATTATCATCGATGATACACCTAATGCGATTATTTTAAGTAGTTTTAACCTCTACAGACGTGCTGTGGCTACCAAAGTGATAGAACTGTTAGTCGAAGATGGCAGAATTCAGCCTGCACGTATTGAAGCGATTTATGAAAAAGTGAAAGAAGACTTTGACCAAGGCTTGATCGAAGAGGGACAAAACATCGTGATGGATTTAGGTTTGAGTCGTGTTCATCCTGAAATCATTAAATTAATCGGAAGATTAAAATTCCGTGCGAGTTATGGACAAAATGCACTCGGACACTCTTTGGAGGTGGCACATCTTGCGGGTATCATAGCCGCAGAAACCGGTGGTGATGAAATCCTAGCACGTCGTGCGGGAATATTACATGATATTGGAAAAGCTTTGACGCATGATTTTCCAGGAAGTCATGTCGATTTGGGTGCAGATATTTGTAAAAGATATAAAGAGCATCCTGTTGTTATCAATGCCATTTATGCTCATCATGGACATGAAGAACCACTCTCTGTAGAATCAGCAGCGGTATGTGCTGCTGATACGCTTTCGGCTGCAAGGCCGGGTGCGAGACGTGAAGTCCTTGAGGCATTTTTGAAAAGAGTGCAAGATATCGAAGAGATTGCCACAAGCAAAGATGGTATCAAGCATGCTTATGCGATTAATGCAGGGCGAGAGATCCGCGTGATTGCTAATGCCAAATTAATCAATGATGATGAAGCGGTCTTGTTGGCTAAAGAAATTGCCAAAGAGATTGAAGAGCGTGTACAATATCCTGGCGAAATAAAAGTCAATGTCATTCGAGAGGTTCGTTCGGTGGATTTTGCTAGATAG
- the ftsY gene encoding signal recognition particle-docking protein FtsY → MIGFIKKGLGKTLHAIHEILPEKVEKIDKSTLEDILLESDVPYELVEEIIYYLPPQEKIEEKDLKRVLKSYFIYDEPTAEIIKTQPFVDLIIGVNGAGKTTTIAKLANHYKQEGKSVMLGASDTFRAAAIEQLSRWATKLNIPIIATKQGHDPSAVAYDAIRSAIAKKIDHVIIDTAGRLHNQTNLSNELKKIVRICDKAKEGAPQRKILILDGTQGNSAINQAKAFHDLVNVDAIIITKLDGTAKGGALFAIAKELQLPILYIGVGEGENDLIPFDADEYVETILDSIFVRNHGKN, encoded by the coding sequence ATGATAGGTTTCATTAAAAAAGGGCTCGGCAAAACCCTACATGCCATTCATGAGATATTGCCTGAAAAAGTTGAGAAGATAGATAAATCCACCTTGGAAGATATTTTGTTGGAATCTGATGTTCCTTATGAACTGGTCGAGGAGATTATATACTACTTGCCTCCGCAAGAAAAAATTGAAGAAAAAGACCTCAAAAGAGTCTTGAAATCCTATTTTATTTATGACGAGCCAACAGCAGAGATCATCAAAACACAACCTTTTGTAGATCTTATCATTGGCGTCAATGGTGCGGGAAAAACAACGACAATTGCCAAACTCGCCAATCATTATAAACAAGAAGGCAAAAGTGTTATGTTAGGCGCATCTGATACCTTCAGAGCTGCTGCGATAGAACAATTGAGTCGATGGGCAACCAAACTCAACATCCCTATCATCGCCACAAAACAAGGTCATGATCCCTCCGCAGTCGCCTATGATGCAATCCGCTCTGCCATCGCCAAAAAAATCGATCATGTGATTATTGATACCGCCGGTAGATTACACAATCAAACCAATCTCTCCAATGAATTGAAAAAGATTGTGCGTATTTGTGATAAAGCCAAAGAGGGCGCACCCCAACGCAAAATTTTGATTTTAGATGGTACCCAAGGCAATTCTGCCATCAATCAAGCCAAAGCCTTTCATGATCTCGTCAATGTTGATGCAATCATCATCACAAAATTAGACGGCACGGCCAAAGGAGGCGCCCTGTTTGCTATCGCCAAAGAGTTGCAATTACCAATCCTTTATATTGGTGTTGGCGAAGGAGAAAATGATTTGATTCCTTTTGATGCAGATGAATATGTAGAGACCATATTAGATTCTATATTTGTGCGTAACCATGGCAAAAACTAA
- a CDS encoding ABC transporter ATP-binding protein, translating to MYSFKTFLTEAKKYKKELIYANILALLAVLVSTPTPLIMPVLVDEVLLHKPGVVVHTIDKIFGHTSPAYVYVLMMLSLVIVLRAFFFVFNFFQTKLFTIVSKNISFKIRQDLLNHLSKVAINELEYFGSGKSASLMVVDIETIENFLGSFVSRLIISILTMIGVGVVLLMIYWQLALFILILNPVVVVLTTKIAKKVSVLKKKQNLSFEIFQEALSETLELFVQIRAANQDKNFFSRVIHNAKEIKEKSIEFTYKSDGASRLSFLVFLSGFEVFRATSILVVAYSDLSIGLMFGIFGYLWVMMTPIQDILNIQYTYHNAQKALERINTIFALKCEPLYEHHFDPFKGAHTNKIEVRDLSFAYHNSKKILNHINMTIEKGSNVAIVGASGSGKTTLANLLVGLYAFEEGDILYDGRSIKEIGLDVVRDHVYLVLQNPQLFNNTIRENLTFGVEISDEKLYNALEIAQLKDFIEGLDEKLDTHVGRNGIKLSGGQRQRLSIARMIIQDANIVILDESTSALDVHTESKLFDDLSDFLQEKTTIIIAHRLSTIRKADYIYVLDNGVIAEEGTHDKLMSLEGVFYGYTKGG from the coding sequence ATGTATAGTTTTAAAACCTTTTTAACAGAAGCTAAAAAGTATAAGAAAGAGTTGATATATGCTAATATATTAGCTCTTTTGGCTGTTCTTGTTAGCACTCCCACCCCACTTATCATGCCTGTTTTAGTTGATGAAGTGCTACTTCACAAGCCTGGTGTCGTCGTACATACGATTGACAAGATTTTTGGTCACACGTCACCGGCTTATGTGTATGTGCTCATGATGCTAAGTTTGGTGATTGTGCTTCGAGCTTTCTTTTTTGTTTTTAACTTTTTTCAAACCAAGCTTTTTACAATCGTATCAAAAAATATCTCGTTCAAAATTAGGCAGGATTTATTAAATCATCTCAGTAAAGTCGCCATCAATGAGTTAGAGTATTTTGGTTCAGGCAAAAGTGCTTCATTGATGGTTGTGGATATCGAGACGATTGAAAACTTTCTGGGCAGTTTTGTGAGTCGTTTGATTATCTCTATTTTGACGATGATTGGCGTGGGTGTTGTCTTGCTCATGATCTATTGGCAGCTGGCACTTTTTATCTTGATACTCAATCCTGTCGTGGTTGTTTTGACGACGAAGATTGCCAAAAAGGTTTCGGTCTTAAAGAAAAAGCAAAATTTGAGTTTTGAAATCTTTCAAGAGGCCTTGAGTGAGACTTTGGAGCTTTTTGTCCAAATTCGAGCGGCAAACCAAGATAAAAACTTTTTTTCACGCGTGATTCACAACGCCAAAGAGATTAAAGAGAAATCCATCGAATTTACTTATAAAAGTGATGGGGCGAGTCGTCTCTCGTTTTTAGTTTTTTTATCAGGATTTGAAGTATTTCGTGCGACGAGTATTTTGGTGGTGGCGTATTCGGATTTGAGTATTGGTTTGATGTTTGGAATCTTTGGTTATTTGTGGGTCATGATGACACCGATACAAGATATTCTCAACATCCAATACACTTATCACAATGCCCAAAAAGCACTGGAGCGTATCAATACGATTTTTGCACTAAAATGTGAACCTCTATATGAGCATCATTTTGACCCCTTTAAGGGAGCGCATACCAACAAGATTGAAGTGCGGGATCTTAGCTTCGCATATCATAATTCCAAAAAAATACTCAATCATATCAATATGACGATAGAAAAAGGTAGCAATGTTGCTATTGTAGGTGCTAGTGGCAGTGGTAAAACGACGCTGGCAAATCTTTTGGTCGGCTTGTATGCTTTTGAAGAGGGTGATATATTGTACGATGGACGCTCTATCAAAGAGATTGGTTTGGATGTTGTGAGAGATCATGTCTATCTGGTCTTGCAAAATCCTCAATTGTTCAATAATACAATTCGAGAAAACCTGACTTTTGGTGTGGAAATAAGTGATGAAAAGTTGTATAATGCGCTAGAAATTGCCCAATTGAAAGATTTCATTGAAGGCTTGGATGAAAAGCTTGATACCCATGTGGGGCGCAATGGAATCAAACTCTCAGGAGGGCAAAGACAAAGACTCTCGATTGCACGGATGATTATTCAAGATGCTAATATTGTGATTTTAGATGAATCAACTTCGGCACTTGATGTCCATACTGAGAGTAAGTTGTTTGATGATTTGAGTGATTTTTTACAAGAGAAGACGACTATCATCATCGCGCATCGCTTGAGTACCATTCGCAAAGCAGACTATATCTATGTATTAGATAATGGTGTCATTGCAGAAGAGGGGACTCATGATAAATTGATGAGTTTGGAAGGAGTTTTTTATGGATATACGAAAGGGGGATAA
- a CDS encoding 5-formyltetrahydrofolate cyclo-ligase: MEKLTFDTKQDFRTHCKGKLQKISRQNLLKRNALVQKKLLQLIDEIHAKNILFYWPLKREVDVRKLLYRARCRPDCNIYVPFMEGVSFKMVKFRLPLKGKKFNIKEPNNSFAKCKKIDLAIVPVLGVDGAFRRVGFGKGMYDRFFESLPYTPHIAFVELVDCHTTSTVSEKHDIQADIYITPYNTIKKREK, from the coding sequence ATGGAAAAACTAACATTTGATACAAAGCAGGATTTTAGAACGCATTGCAAGGGAAAACTCCAAAAAATATCGCGTCAAAATCTTTTGAAAAGAAACGCATTGGTGCAAAAAAAGTTGCTACAATTAATCGATGAGATTCACGCCAAAAATATCCTTTTTTATTGGCCCCTCAAGCGAGAAGTTGATGTCAGAAAGTTACTATATCGCGCTAGATGCCGACCTGATTGTAATATTTATGTACCATTTATGGAAGGTGTCAGTTTTAAAATGGTAAAATTTAGATTGCCTTTAAAAGGTAAAAAATTTAATATAAAAGAGCCAAATAATTCTTTTGCGAAATGTAAAAAAATTGATTTAGCAATTGTTCCGGTGCTTGGGGTAGACGGAGCATTTAGACGCGTTGGGTTTGGAAAAGGTATGTATGACAGATTTTTTGAGTCATTACCTTACACGCCACACATAGCATTTGTAGAGTTAGTGGATTGTCATACTACATCAACAGTAAGCGAAAAACACGACATACAAGCAGATATTTATATTACCCCTTATAATACAATTAAGAAGAGGGAAAAATGA
- a CDS encoding DedA family protein, translating to MQDILHSLSTYGYIVLFLYSLGGGMVALIAAGVLSYGGHMDLTTSILVAFVSNALGDSILLYVSRYNKAQMMPYLKKHRRKLALSHVLMKKYGDKIIFIQKFIYGIKTLIPIVIGFTKYPAMKFNILNAISALLWSLIIGIASYKAGETLVKASTYISAHPWIAPLIIAVLLGLLWFYMKMATRKRVK from the coding sequence TTGCAAGATATACTTCATTCTCTATCGACTTACGGTTATATTGTCCTGTTTTTATACTCTCTAGGAGGCGGTATGGTCGCGTTGATAGCTGCTGGTGTTCTCTCTTATGGTGGACATATGGATTTGACTACGTCAATCTTAGTGGCATTTGTCAGCAATGCTTTGGGAGACTCAATACTATTGTATGTCAGCAGATACAATAAAGCACAAATGATGCCTTATCTCAAAAAACATAGGAGAAAATTGGCACTCAGCCATGTGCTTATGAAAAAATATGGTGATAAGATTATCTTTATACAAAAATTTATCTATGGTATTAAAACCTTGATTCCTATTGTGATTGGCTTCACGAAATATCCCGCGATGAAATTTAACATCCTCAATGCCATATCCGCACTACTGTGGAGTTTGATTATCGGAATAGCGAGTTATAAAGCGGGTGAAACACTGGTAAAAGCGAGCACCTATATCTCAGCACATCCTTGGATTGCACCATTGATTATTGCGGTATTGTTGGGATTGTTGTGGTTTTATATGAAGATGGCGACGAGAAAAAGAGTGAAATAA
- a CDS encoding iron-containing alcohol dehydrogenase: protein MNDFTYYNPTKIEFGKGKENNIGAYIKASGIQKILLVYGGGSIKKTGLYERIITSLKKSNIEFEELSGVVSNPLLSKVNEGIALAKNHGIQAVLGVGGGSVADSAKSIAAGAKYDGDVWDFFINKAKIADALPVFTVMTLSATASEMNGNAVIINDETKQKYSIASVLVNPKISIINPELMATVSQDYLAYSAVDIIAHSIEVYFTATVHPHFNSRIVESIIKTVMETTEILIKNPADYDARAEFAWTAIQALNGLTPAGTGGGSFPNHMIEHALSALYNVPHGAGLAVVIPAWMKWYKANNIAQFQRFAKEIFNTQDADEGIIKLENWFAKIGAPVTLAQLNIPREGITALATNANALASVWGLGDFYTQEVIAEILKKA, encoded by the coding sequence ATGAATGATTTCACCTATTACAATCCAACAAAAATAGAATTTGGCAAGGGCAAAGAAAACAATATTGGTGCTTATATCAAAGCATCAGGGATTCAAAAAATACTTCTAGTTTACGGTGGAGGTAGTATCAAAAAAACAGGTCTTTATGAGAGAATCATCACCTCTTTAAAAAAGAGTAATATAGAATTTGAAGAACTCTCAGGAGTAGTAAGCAATCCATTGTTAAGCAAAGTAAATGAAGGGATTGCACTCGCAAAAAATCACGGTATCCAAGCTGTCTTAGGTGTCGGTGGTGGTTCTGTGGCAGATAGTGCCAAATCAATCGCAGCGGGCGCTAAATATGATGGTGATGTCTGGGACTTTTTCATCAACAAAGCTAAAATAGCCGATGCATTGCCCGTATTTACGGTCATGACACTCTCAGCAACAGCCAGTGAGATGAATGGCAATGCAGTCATCATCAATGATGAAACCAAACAAAAATACTCTATCGCTTCAGTATTGGTCAATCCAAAGATATCCATCATCAATCCAGAGCTCATGGCCACCGTCAGCCAAGATTATCTCGCATATTCGGCGGTCGATATCATCGCACATTCTATCGAAGTTTATTTCACCGCGACAGTACATCCACATTTTAATTCAAGAATTGTCGAATCCATCATCAAAACCGTCATGGAAACAACAGAAATATTGATAAAAAATCCAGCAGATTATGACGCACGAGCTGAATTTGCATGGACAGCGATACAAGCACTCAATGGCCTCACTCCAGCAGGTACCGGTGGTGGAAGCTTTCCAAATCATATGATTGAGCATGCCCTATCAGCACTCTACAATGTCCCTCATGGTGCTGGATTGGCAGTGGTAATCCCCGCATGGATGAAATGGTACAAAGCAAACAACATCGCCCAATTTCAACGCTTTGCCAAAGAAATCTTCAACACGCAAGATGCTGATGAAGGCATCATAAAACTTGAAAATTGGTTTGCAAAAATTGGAGCACCCGTCACTTTGGCACAACTTAATATCCCAAGAGAAGGAATCACAGCACTTGCCACCAACGCCAATGCTCTAGCAAGCGTTTGGGGTTTGGGTGATTTTTATACCCAAGAAGTTATCGCTGAAATATTAAAAAAAGCCTGA